The Aricia agestis chromosome 3, ilAriAges1.1, whole genome shotgun sequence genome includes the window acactaggccgaaaatacgcggctcAAGTTCGGCATAATTACGCCAGCAATGCGTtttgcatacaatataacgcgacgtatcACTTAATTTctgcatggtgtgtcatcggtaatttaaaatacattgcaggcgtaatcttgcCGAACTTCGCTGCGtttcttcggcatggtgtgtttagactcGAGCGCCGCCGAATCGACGTCGTAAAAAAATTTGGcgccgaatcgctgccgaacttaTACCCGACCTAAGTTcgctataacgcgacgtaatttcggcacgGTGTGTCATCACTCATCTGTAAATACATTGGAGGTTGGGTTAATCataccgaacttcggccgcgtaatttcggcctagtgtgcttaTACACTTATGATGCTACTAATTATGACACATCAACCTTTTGTACattgtgttttaaaaagtttaaacgtCGAGATGAAGACTTTGGCTTGATTGCCATAGACGCCAGAAACTTCCACCTTTACAGTATACAGATATTTCATAACTAAAACTTTATTTTCGTTTATGGTTTTAACTACATAATAACGTTACTCATTACAAAAACTACAAAGTTTACACTAAATTGTAACAGGCCAAGAACCATCTCCGTAAGAAGCTGAAGGCCCAACAACGCCTGGACCGGTGCGAGGCGGCGCTGGAGAACGTGCGGCAGCTGCTGGTGCAGGCGCGCAACACCGACGTCAACACCGCCGTTATTGACACATACAGGTATAGAACTTACCTAatgagggtttttgatattctatttgccatTTGCCGCTATATAGCCTtaaggtctatcgtgtcaaataggcatattattGTGACACATGGCAGCTGTAATAATACACATACACATACTACAAATAagccacaccggtttcggtgacggtgaccggtttaattgaaaccaggccaggtacgctggagtaattttatagtgcccaagtgtgtgcgaagtacacaagagcactctctattcctttactctcataacccagtgggacggaagaccgacacgaccggcgagagatcaagcgcaggaccgatttttacatgcccatccgacgcatggatcatcttacttgtcagacaatcagataatcagcctgcattgtcctaaccaaacttggaaataacatgtttccaacgcgggaatcgaacctacgacctccgagtcaagagccacgctcttaaccactggaccacggaggcgtttggcagctatatcgtgactacgacagcagtttgacacgaatcacgatagaccctaaagctacatagcggcacctggtcgcaaatagaatatcaaataCCCTTATAGTTTCTACTTCTGATTAATtacgttgcgggtcccaagacagttcTAGCATGTCtcttgagatcatatcaaagagtTTTCGTGATTGGTTCCCGCTgccgatcctggcgacacaggaaaTACAGTTCTGGGAATGTGAGGTGGGAATACGGGTACTGGATTGCACAaggatttaaaaaaagttgagtTAGTAATGCCTAATGAGTGCAcacatttcttttttaaaattgttttaaaagaaacaaaatactAAATGTTTCTGTTTTTGCTATTTTTGAATTggtaaatacaaataatactGTATTAAATTTTCAGAACAAGTGCAAATGCTATGAAGGAGAACATGAAACAGAACGGTCTGGACGAGGACTCCGTGTTCAACACCATGGATGACCTCAAAGAGGTGAGTTAATATACTGATGGTGTACCATcaagaaattgattcgtaggcagttaACGGACCTATGTCATTACTCATTTCACATTTGGTttatttatgtcaattcaatattagtcacgagctgctgggtttgacataatgcgaccaaattactcagGTACgtaatctgcctatgaatcaacttctactatgtacttactagctgtcccggtgaacttcgcgtcactttaaaacttccctggacttcaacgaatattttaagactaaaattagcccaatccgttcagccgtttttgagttttagcgttactaacacaattgaaaatccatttttatatacagtttgtaacaaaaataagtcataatactttagggtgagtacgtgctccttgtagagagttcactgtgaaagaagcagcgctgaaagaccgattttttttttcacttttgtatgggcaagggcccgagcgtcacgagtttccccatacaaaagtgaaaaaaaaatattaatctttcagcgctgctactttcacagtaaactctctacaaggagcacgtactcaccctaaagtattatcacttatttttgttacaccctgtatatagataGATGATGACAGTATTTCCTATCGGCTATCGCCTTTTTAAGCAGAGGTGAGTGCATTTCTCTGTACTTCCGCCGCCGGTCTAACTCACTCTCCTTGGTCTTGCTGTAGAAGTAGTGATTAAGCACTATAAATACAGTTTAAATGGGCCAAACACTGACTATGGCAAGCGCCAGCATCCAAAATGACTACTTGGCTTTTCGACCTAACTGCCTCGGGAGTCGGAAAATCTTCCTATGGGGCTTGCCACCATATTATCCCACATATACAGTATACTGATATATACTTACTACCATCTGGAGTCTGGACGGTgtttaagcatttgtgtatcaacCCACAAAATAGTACGAGTGTTATATACATAATCAATCTTGTTCTTTAGAAGTTTGCAtttagaacaaaactgcattcataactcaacatcaaattttttgtgggttgatacacaaaatatgcttaACGGCGACTATCTATGCCCTATGGTCTGTGGTATGGTGCCATAGTGACAAACATTTACTTTTGGTCAGTATTACATAGTCCTCATGAAATAAGGGACGAATGGCGCTATGTAACCGTAGGGTCTATCTTGCcaattgtcgtgtcaaacagctgtcatagtcacgatatagctatcatattatgtctgtctgacacgaAAGGCCCTACCGTCCCTCTGGTGGCTAATGATGTATCGAAAACCCTCATTGCAGGTGATGGAGAGCTATAACGAAGTATCGAAGGCTTTGGGCGGCGGCGCGGAGGAGTTCGACGCGGCTGAGCTCGAGCAGGAGCTCAGCGAGCTGATGGCCGGCCCCGGAGCGCCAGGGGGCACGCCCCAACAGGAGAGGCCTGCTAGAGGTAGGGGATACTACGGTTTATGTAGGGTTGCCAGTAGAAATTAGACGTCAAAGGGACCTGCTAGAGGTAGGGGATACAATGATTTCTGTAGGGTTGCCAGTAGAAATAATGACGTAGAACTTATTGTCgattaaaattctaaaaaaactttaatacaGTTATCGCACCGCACCAActgcagtatttttttttgagcCAACAAATCACCTTAACTTGATGTTTCAAATAAATCTGACGCCATTTTCTTTTGTCTGGGCTGAGTTgataacataaagttaatatacctagcggaatgaAAAAAGAATGAAGTCAAAaggaaaccgaaattggtttcatctgtgtgtaaaaatatgtgtacgtatacacttacacaagcatgattgaacgtgatttctatgagattaaattgtcaacgtgcggcacgtgccgactggacgtcacaaaaagagtgctgcagtcatgtatcacacgtctctttttaccacgcagtgttactgatagtgacatctctctcgctcaggcctttgtttctctattccgctaggtatattaactttatggttgatatactcattatttttgtttacattattcGATTTTTATCAGATTTGCGTTTACAAGCTCTAACAAAGATATTGCAAAGATATTGCAAAGTAACATaacgtattttaaaatgtaccatcgaagcaATTGACTCATAgccagttgacggacctacgcgCTACGTCCTTGGGTCgtattcaatgttagctgtgatcggtcggatgggtttgacataactcgaccaaattacgttggtccgccatctgcctaggaatcaatttcctcgatggtactaaaATGTCCCATATTCCAGAACCGGTGTTGCCGTCGCCGCCGCGGGAGGCGCCGCGCAAGACGCTGGAGCGCGAGTTCGTGTTCGATGGCGAGGAACAGATGCTGGCCGAGCTCAACAACCTCGGCGTCGACGAGGCCAGCCCCAGGAGGGTCGCGGTGGCCGTCGCCGATGGTGATAGTGATAGTGATGGTGGTGGTGAGTACACGCACACGCATGCACGcataatacattatacacaCACATACAGACGCTCGACGACCTCGGCGTCGACGAGGCCAGCCCAGATGGTGAGTACACGTATTCGCATACCTACACGCACGAGAGAGCGCTTGCACGTACGTAACTACGTACATACACATCACGCACTCATACGGACATAAGCACGCTGTCTAACCTCGGCCTCGGCTCGTCGACGAGGCCAGCCGCAGTAGAATCGCTGTCGCGGTCGCTGATGGTCAGTACGCACACGCCACACACATACGCGCGAGCGGTTGCGGACGCCGACCGTACACGTGCACGCGTGCCAGACTATTTCGATTAGAAAGTTAGggtcatttttaaccgactcatTTGAGCTTAGTTTTAAAATTGGTAGATAACTTCCAGACaactaaaaaattataaatcttaGCATAAACATATTTTGGCAATACCATTTTACTAACTTACTAttctaacccccttactaataaacgttgtataagctttgaatagttatacagtgttttgttcctgtcacacaagttacatttttaattggattgaagaagacaaaacactgtacactatacaaagcttatacagcgtttattagtaagggggttagggTTTATACACTATTTACTCATTAATGCATATTGCatttaatatacagggtgtttcAAATAAGGTATACTAAGCCGAAAGGGGGTGACTCAGGGGTTCATTCTATACAACTTTTGTTCTACGACTTTTGgatatttacgaaaaaaaatattgattctcCATAGAAACTTTGTTGGTCACGTGACTTTTTTTACAATGGAAAGGATTTTTTTTCGCGATTTCCAAAACTCGCAGGGCAAAACTTGTTCAGAATGGCCCCCGGAGTCACCCTTTCGGCTTGGTATGCCTTATTTGAACCCCCTATATATGAATGTATGTGTGGTGTACAGAGCCGGCCCCCAAGCCCGCGGCTAAAACTAAGCCGTCGCAGCCGTGGTACCCGCCGTCGGGGGAGTGTCTGCGGCCGGAGTGGGGGCGGGGCCTCGACGAGTACGGCGAGGTGCGACAAGACGAGCGGATACACCCAGGTGGCTTGTGATTCGCACTACACCGCGATAACATCGCGTTTGCAGTCTACAACCCTAAGACTACGGTTATACATCAGTCTGGCATCAGATCAGTCCATCAGTTTGGTCAGAAATGATAGTAGAATGATCGTCTAAACTCCAGTAGATTGACAGActgatcattttttttgttatgtatcagtctcagactgattgactgaactgatgccagaatGAGCCTGCAACGGTTGTTTAAGAAATGCAACTCTGTCATGCTGTGcctatattgtataatatcacGCGCTGCCGCGCCAAATGCCAGAGAAAACATAATTCTTATTTTCATCAAATCGGGCAATAGTTGCCTATAAGTGTTATGTGTAAAAATCCTTTGAACATTCGCAGGTCAGCCGCTAAACGTGGACTACTCGTCGCCGGCGCGTCACTACAGCTCGGAGTTCGCGGTGCGCGACCACCGCGCCGACGGCCGCGTGTGGTTCTACAGCAGCGGCGACGAGATGCAGCCCACCACGCACCACACCAGGTTAGATAAAGGAGTTataataacgtaaaatagaaaaaaaacgaGTGCTTTAGACCACACAAAACTTCTTGATCTCTTTATTCTATATGTTCAACTGACTTTTACATAACAAAAGAAAAAGCCATGGGCATTACAGCTATATTGGTGATAAGTATTATGGTCTTCTTATAGTAACTGTGCAACAGAAATTTTCTTATGTAGAGGACTGTTCCATGATTCGTGACATGAgtttaagccccaatttcaccaacgtctgttagtgctaacagcttgttaaaatgtcaagtcttctctttcattcataagaaaaacgaaagaggtaacgtgatactaattcgagcgttaactttaacagtcgttggtgaaattgatgcttaatataatattttaaaataatcgttACAGCGAGGAGGGTGCAGGGCAGGCGGGTGGGAACTTCCAAATGGCACCCGGAGGCGAGAGGAAGAAGCCCGAGCCCTGGCCCAAGGAGGACGACGTCGATGACCTCGAGCGACGACTCAAGAACCTCAGGGGATACAAGTAGTATATATCATGATGTAGGCACTAGGTATAGTCTAACAATAATACATTTATTGAAAAGCGTTGCAAAGTGAGAGTAAATAATGTCAGCTAAGTCTAGcatattatgtagaatataaACGCATTTTAAAAGGTGATGCCGGCGCGGTGAGAGCATTGATAAATATTACGAGAATTTTCAGACTTAGCTATTTccaaaaatatactaaatacatataatattaatgtaaattTAGTACTAGTCGGTGCCCGCCACTCCGTTGCGCCGTAATTCGTAAATGcgaggaaaccgtacatttttccgggatgaataGTATTCTATGTCattctcaaaatatctccataataaatttcagcaaaatctttttagtggtttgggcgtgaagaggaacagacagacagactgtcgcaattatattatattctgacaGTCTgttatattagtaaggatattttggtaaaaatataaaatcaatcaGTTTTATATGTTACCTCACCTTAAGCCGCGACAAGTTTTTGAAGCTGTAAGCTATAAACACCAaaaccttatcaaaataaaaatatgcagTATTTACATAATACTCTTCTAgtctaaatatttataacaataatttatagtaTCTGTAGATTTGAGGTCCGTACTACATCGTAGGGTTTCTATCTACTCATAGAAATTAGTTGCAATGTTTCATCGTTTCAAGATAAGGAACAaagttactaataatataaccAACCGAAGCTGGTAAATGTgtcaaatattatgttcctgcaagttataaataattgtttctTTTCATTATGGGCCGTTTACACTCAGCCCCTGCCGCTGCCGGAAATATTTCCCTGAATACTGCGGCAGTAGCGACGCGAGTGAGTATTGGCCCTTCTACTCATTTGCCGCGTCGCGTCGGGTATCGCTAGTGACATATCTCGTGCTATACATTCTCGTGCTACCCAACAGAGCCGAGTGTAAATGTCGCTTCACTGTTTAATATATAATGTACTatagtgtaaataaaaataggtaggccaataaatatttgatataacATTTAGATAGACAAAGACAAAAAAAggtagaaaaaaatacaaaaaaatattgtaaaaagtttaaaaagtaaaatcttaaaaaaattacatattgtaAGTTTATCAATATGGTGCTCTGCTTTttatagaattaaaatatttggttgaaaaaaaaacgatgTCGATTTTTGtgtaaaggtgctccctcaccgggcgcattcgcttgtaatgtaacgttacaaatTCGAGCATTAcatacatcagtgagggaggagaaccgagtATTAAAATGCgtaccttgtaatgatacagtgtgtaatacaTATTATCTTGATACAAtttgtaacatcaactagctatggaatgctcaaagtcgaatgttacattacacgcgaatgctcgtcagtcagggaggtagtattgtaatgtaatgctcaaagtccaatctttaatgttacattacacatGAATGCTCGTCGGTCAGGGAAGTATTTTTGTGATGTAATGCTTaaaaacgaatctataatgttacattacaagtgaatgctggcggtgagggagcacctttaggtTAATGACCTAGTATTTTGGGTCACCATAATTATCCCGGTCTAATACTTATCTTATGAAAATTTAGGAAATAAATTGCAAAAAAGGAACGACACAAAATGCTTATTAGACTtagcaattattatatttatatatagttACAAAATGTTGTGTATTTTGTCCTTACCAGTCAGCGACTAGGACGTATCAGACTAGGAAAATACATAAGCTAACAGAAATTAATACAGAGATGGATTTTTTATGATTGTTAGATATGAGTTTTGTTAacaatatataggtatatacattatacagccTTTGCCGTGTCCTTCggatcaatataataatattatttctgaaGATCTGAGGTGTCAGCTATCTTTTAAGGTTGTTATATTTAAGATCCTTACCAAGCCCTtaagaaatatttataatttttaaaacgtcaGATAactaatatctatagacgcttcacaccacgtcagtctggccccgtgctaagtacctgaaggatttgtgttacggataccagacaacggaaatatagtaaatacttttatacaatacataatatatttaagatttttattatatcatacacatatttaatacacatccagaccttttgaaaacttttgttccgtcggcgggattcgaacccgcgacccccggcttgagctgccacacactcaaccaattgagccacagaggtcgtagtACGGAGCcgtagaacaaatttttttattactatcaacaaaacttggttgactactgaaccctaaaacggaaccctaacaagctgattttttgtatattgataggttaatagttacataTATAATTTaggagtaacattgtcctacaaataaaacagttcaTATTTTAggccatcaattcaaagtatgaaatcctttctatctctattagctaccactttcgagatttttcgcaaataaaaattttgtttgtcttctcaaaatgaagctactcacaaaaaattaactttatagtaataaaaaaaatatgctctagggctcccgtactatcgTCCTTATATCGGTTATAACTGTTTCTGTTAAATATGTTGCTGTCTTCGTTATCCGAACCCTTCATcagttagtaataaataataattattatttttaaaaaaatattaagtatattttataacccAGGTATAAATTATCTAGCGATAGAGAAATCTGTCCTAAATAACATTAGCAGTACATAGCAATAAACATGTGTGATTATAGTCGTAACTTTTATACTCTGACTACATTAAGACCGATTTTAGTGTCACGCTGACCGCACGCGTACCGTCGGCGCTAATGGGCCGAGGTGTATGAAATCCTAGGAAGCGTTATTGTATAACGCGTAGCTGTCTGTGttgatattttatacatttcggACGGTCAGTGCGACAATAAAATCAGTCAACTCTAAAGCATAAAgtgaatatacctagcggaatagagaaacaaaggcctgagcaagcgagatgtcactattagtaacactgcgtggtaaaaagagacaagtgatacataacagcagaaccaatttttttcatctttttgacgtccagtcggcacttatcggcacgttgacaatttagacccagtttcatcaagcaatgttaaataaataatggcttgaaTCAgataatggcctgttagagctatcgagcgttccaccatgccctaatgtcatgttaaatcacctaacacggtgttaaatttaattcctgccatggaggtccgttaaatatttaacaggctgttatatgagtcaaaataacaactttcaaat containing:
- the LOC121725670 gene encoding charged multivesicular body protein 7 isoform X2 — encoded protein: MGLQDCGMPEEKLPQCWSDDVRMNALFAPFRLKSANPESWEMKMKFWSDMVRQWCKHKKDPIVNAADVKCVYQRKGRTAVCIDIVIEEMFRNGELCPLSKYQQILHNGPEGWVKWGAKLAFRPAAFALTAVTSFLPKREVTDSNGLPKASIDSTQRFVLESAVRDQATELINNFPPGVERIGTIDDLMRKTGNTNREAFEVWLGYLVSQGLAVKKDDVVKLAEGSKKVSPITSMDESLVKLCNAETRLEEDATRLAREVAAAAAEASAAMKLGNRLAAKNHLRKKLKAQQRLDRCEAALENVRQLLVQARNTDVNTAVIDTYRTSANAMKENMKQNGLDEDSVFNTMDDLKEVMESYNEVSKALGGGAEEFDAAELEQELSELMAGPGAPGGTPQQERPAREPVLPSPPREAPRKTLEREFVFDGEEQMLAELNNLGVDEASPRRVAVAVADEPAPKPAAKTKPSQPWYPPSGECLRPEWGRGLDEYGEVRQDERIHPGQPLNVDYSSPARHYSSEFAVRDHRADGRVWFYSSGDEMQPTTHHTSEEGAGQAGGNFQMAPGGERKKPEPWPKEDDVDDLERRLKNLRGYK
- the LOC121725670 gene encoding charged multivesicular body protein 7 isoform X1, translating into MGLQDCGMPEEKLPQCWSDDVRMNALFAPFRLKSANPESWEMKMKFWSDMVRQWCKHKKDPIVNAADVKCVYQRKGRTAVCIDIVIEEMFRNGELCPLSKYQQILHNGPEGWVKWGAKLAFRPAAFALTAVTSFLPKREVTDSNGLPKASIDSTQRFVLESAVRDQATELINNFPPGVERIGTIDDLMRKTGNTNREAFEVWLGYLVSQGLAVKKDDVVKLAEGSKKVSPITSMDESLVKLCNAETRLEEDATRLAREVAAAAAEASAAMKLGNRLAAKNHLRKKLKAQQRLDRCEAALENVRQLLVQARNTDVNTAVIDTYRTSANAMKENMKQNGLDEDSVFNTMDDLKEVMESYNEVSKALGGGAEEFDAAELEQELSELMAGPGAPGGTPQQERPAREPVLPSPPREAPRKTLEREFVFDGEEQMLAELNNLGVDEASPRRVAVAVADGDSDSDGGEPAPKPAAKTKPSQPWYPPSGECLRPEWGRGLDEYGEVRQDERIHPGQPLNVDYSSPARHYSSEFAVRDHRADGRVWFYSSGDEMQPTTHHTSEEGAGQAGGNFQMAPGGERKKPEPWPKEDDVDDLERRLKNLRGYK
- the LOC121725670 gene encoding charged multivesicular body protein 7 isoform X3, which translates into the protein MGLQDCGMPEEKLPQCWSDDVRMNALFAPFRLKSANPESWEMKMKFWSDMVRQWCKHKKDPIVNAADVKCVYQRKGRTAVCIDIVIEEMFRNGELCPLSKYQQILHNGPEGWVKWGAKLAFRPAAFALTAVTSFLPKREVTDSNGLPKASIDSTQRFVLESAVRDQATELINNFPPGVERIGTIDDLMRKTGNTNREAFEVWLGYLVSQGLAVKKDDVVKLAEGSKKVSPITSMDESLVKLCNAETRLEEDATRLAREVAAAAAEASAAMKLGNRLAAKNHLRKKLKAQQRLDRCEAALENVRQLLVQARNTDVNTAVIDTYRTSANAMKENMKQNGLDEDSVFNTMDDLKEVMESYNEVSKALGGGAEEFDAAELEQELSELMAGPGAPGGTPQQERPAREPVLPSPPREAPRKTLEREFVFDGEEQMLAELNNLGVDEASPRRVAVAVADGDSDSDGGGQPLNVDYSSPARHYSSEFAVRDHRADGRVWFYSSGDEMQPTTHHTSEEGAGQAGGNFQMAPGGERKKPEPWPKEDDVDDLERRLKNLRGYK